From the Streptomyces sp. KMM 9044 genome, one window contains:
- a CDS encoding RNA polymerase sigma factor, whose protein sequence is MTPPPAPADPRGAAFAAYVLPEVEVLLRVAMTLTTQRADAEDLVQDTLLRAYRAIDGFDGRHPRAWLLTIMRRAEINRHRRRRPHLLDDPDTDLDRLSTTGSQGSAEELVVGEAFDEVVDAALSALPDKHRQVVQLVDIDGLTYAEAAHLLDVPEGTVMSRLHRARRRIRVRLSAAGLAPKRGVT, encoded by the coding sequence GTGACACCGCCGCCTGCCCCGGCGGACCCGCGGGGTGCGGCGTTCGCCGCCTACGTGCTGCCGGAGGTGGAGGTGCTGCTGCGGGTGGCGATGACGCTGACCACGCAGCGCGCGGACGCCGAGGATCTGGTGCAGGACACGCTGCTGCGGGCCTACCGGGCCATCGACGGGTTCGACGGCCGGCACCCTCGGGCCTGGCTGCTGACGATCATGCGGCGGGCCGAGATCAACCGGCACCGCCGGCGCCGCCCGCACCTCCTGGACGACCCGGACACCGACCTTGACCGCCTCAGCACCACAGGGTCCCAGGGCTCGGCGGAGGAACTGGTGGTCGGCGAGGCGTTCGACGAGGTGGTGGACGCGGCGCTGTCCGCGCTGCCCGACAAGCACCGGCAGGTGGTGCAGCTGGTGGATATCGACGGCCTCACTTACGCCGAGGCCGCACACCTGCTGGATGTGCCCGAAGGAACCGTGATGAGCCGGCTGCACCGCGCCCGCAGACGGATACGTGTGCGGCTGTCCGCGGCGGGACTGGCACCGAAGCGAGGTGTGACGTGA
- a CDS encoding methyltransferase domain-containing protein: MATIGVRPERQEPDSTVAESVKDYYGRVLASSADLKTSACCTDAVPAPHIAAALGAVHDEVMERFYGCGSPIPPALEGATVLDLGCGSGRDVYVLSQLVGPTGRVIGIDMTEEQLAVARRHQDWHAKRFGHANTDFRHACIEDLAAAGIPDVSVDLVVSNCVVNLSPDKPRVLAEIFRVLRPGGELYFSDIFADRRLPAALLDDPVLVGECLAGALYTEDFRRVLEGTGCPDARTVADSPVTISDPGIRQRIGFATFTSRTVRAFKLPLEDRCEDYGQVAVYHGTVAEYPHAFDLDDHHRFHTGKPKLVCGNTADMLSATRYAPHFSVTGDKNRHFGLFPCGPGDSGPDAQASPGCC, from the coding sequence ATGGCGACGATCGGCGTACGGCCGGAGCGACAGGAACCGGACTCGACCGTGGCGGAATCGGTCAAGGACTACTACGGCAGGGTCCTCGCGTCCTCCGCGGATCTGAAGACCTCGGCCTGCTGCACGGACGCGGTACCGGCGCCGCACATCGCCGCGGCTCTCGGCGCAGTACACGACGAGGTCATGGAGCGCTTCTACGGCTGCGGCTCGCCCATCCCACCCGCGCTTGAGGGGGCCACCGTGCTCGACCTGGGCTGCGGCAGCGGACGCGACGTCTACGTGCTGTCCCAACTGGTGGGTCCCACAGGCAGGGTGATCGGCATCGACATGACCGAGGAACAACTCGCCGTCGCCCGGCGCCACCAGGACTGGCACGCCAAACGGTTCGGCCACGCCAACACCGACTTCCGCCACGCCTGCATCGAGGACCTGGCCGCGGCCGGTATCCCGGACGTATCCGTGGACCTCGTGGTCTCCAACTGCGTGGTGAACCTCTCGCCGGACAAACCGCGCGTCCTCGCCGAGATCTTCCGGGTCCTGCGGCCCGGCGGCGAGCTGTACTTCTCCGACATCTTCGCCGACCGGCGCCTGCCCGCCGCTCTCCTGGACGATCCCGTCCTCGTCGGCGAGTGCCTCGCCGGCGCCCTGTACACCGAGGACTTCCGCCGCGTCCTTGAAGGCACCGGATGCCCTGACGCCCGCACCGTCGCCGATTCCCCGGTGACGATCAGCGACCCGGGCATCCGGCAGAGGATCGGCTTCGCGACCTTCACGTCCCGCACCGTCCGCGCCTTCAAACTCCCGCTGGAGGACCGCTGCGAGGACTACGGCCAGGTCGCCGTCTACCACGGCACCGTCGCCGAGTACCCGCACGCCTTCGACCTGGACGACCACCACCGCTTCCACACCGGTAAACCGAAGCTCGTCTGCGGCAACACCGCCGACATGCTGAGCGCCACCCGCTACGCGCCGCACTTCTCCGTCACCGGCGACAAGAACCGGCACTTCGGCCTCTTCCCCTGCGGCCCTGGGGACAGCGGCCCGGACGCGCAGGCGTCGCCGGGCTGCTGCTGA
- a CDS encoding class I SAM-dependent methyltransferase, protein MNEQEWRRFIAAYHHAHPGITEQLFTLADTSPYAWLAEPLHGIEGTVLDLACGSAPTRAELPYAEWVGIDLSAAELAEAARLGRGPLVRAGADSLPTASTSVAGVCAAMCLPVLTPLPQVLEEVRRVLRPGGTLAALVPSQTGLTTSGMLGWLRVMTALRAVRQPWPSPQARDGLAALLRDAGFHVRSDERHVFTLAIDSADAAALLPDALYLPGLTPRRAEAAKRSLARWAAPGRRLELPLRRVVACLPTGQPSEEPI, encoded by the coding sequence ATGAACGAACAGGAATGGCGACGTTTCATCGCCGCCTACCACCACGCGCATCCCGGCATCACCGAACAGCTCTTCACCCTGGCCGACACCTCCCCGTACGCCTGGCTGGCCGAACCACTCCACGGCATCGAGGGCACGGTCCTCGACCTGGCCTGCGGTTCGGCACCCACCCGAGCGGAGCTTCCGTACGCCGAGTGGGTCGGGATCGACCTCTCGGCGGCGGAGCTGGCCGAAGCGGCGCGGCTTGGCCGAGGGCCGCTGGTGCGGGCCGGAGCGGACTCGCTCCCGACGGCCTCCACGAGCGTCGCGGGCGTGTGCGCGGCCATGTGCCTACCGGTCCTCACCCCCTTGCCGCAGGTGCTCGAGGAGGTTCGGCGCGTGCTGCGCCCGGGCGGGACACTCGCGGCGCTGGTGCCCTCCCAGACAGGGCTGACCACGTCCGGCATGCTCGGATGGCTCCGGGTGATGACCGCCCTGCGCGCCGTACGTCAGCCCTGGCCCAGCCCGCAGGCACGGGACGGGCTGGCCGCCCTGCTACGCGATGCGGGGTTCCACGTCCGCTCCGACGAGCGACACGTCTTCACCCTCGCCATCGACTCGGCCGACGCCGCGGCCCTGCTGCCCGACGCCCTGTACCTGCCCGGACTGACGCCTCGGCGCGCCGAGGCCGCAAAGCGCTCCCTGGCACGGTGGGCGGCCCCGGGGCGACGCCTTGAGCTGCCGCTGCGCCGCGTGGTGGCCTGCCTCCCCACCGGACAACCATCAGAGGAGCCCATATGA
- a CDS encoding TIGR04282 family arsenosugar biosynthesis glycosyltransferase produces MSTLATQGTPAVLIMAKAPRPGLVKTRLHPLLSPPRCADLQAELIRHTAELATSHTPRTYLALSPHEGEDAIRTTVSAGVRLLLQRGTDLGERLAAAVADAFADGAGPLLVVGTDAPTLTGGHLTAAFTALQNHDVALGPALDGGYYLIGLRAPHTSLFALDPEVWSTDRVLTATRALARDGGLSTGTLRPLRDLDTPADAAALLRDPMLPPGIAALLRPEETSCP; encoded by the coding sequence ATGAGCACCCTCGCCACCCAGGGCACTCCCGCCGTCCTGATCATGGCCAAGGCGCCCCGTCCCGGACTGGTCAAGACCCGGCTGCACCCGCTGCTGAGCCCTCCGCGCTGCGCGGATCTCCAGGCCGAACTCATCCGCCACACCGCGGAACTGGCCACCTCCCACACCCCCAGGACCTACCTCGCCCTCTCCCCGCACGAGGGCGAGGACGCCATCCGCACGACGGTGTCCGCCGGCGTCCGCCTGCTGCTCCAGCGCGGTACCGACCTCGGAGAGCGCCTGGCCGCGGCCGTGGCCGACGCCTTCGCCGACGGCGCGGGACCCCTGCTGGTCGTCGGCACCGACGCACCGACCCTCACCGGCGGCCATCTGACTGCCGCCTTCACCGCCCTGCAGAACCATGACGTGGCACTGGGCCCCGCGCTGGACGGCGGCTACTACCTGATCGGCCTGCGCGCCCCCCACACCTCCCTCTTCGCCCTCGACCCGGAGGTCTGGAGCACGGACCGGGTCCTGACCGCCACCCGCGCCCTCGCCCGTGACGGCGGGCTGAGCACGGGGACGCTTCGTCCGCTCCGGGACCTGGACACCCCCGCGGACGCGGCGGCGCTCCTGAGGGATCCGATGCTGCCGCCAGGTATCGCCGCTCTGCTCCGGCCCGAGGAGACGTCATGCCCCTGA
- a CDS encoding TVP38/TMEM64 family protein — protein sequence MSRPAAPSPATGPPPSDGAAPDRPAPRSARAAWTRLALLVVLLAALGSLGVWGGADLLREVRQGVDSLGPWGPVVFAVCYALAVTALLPGSVLTASAGVLFGLPLGVGAVLVGATAGAALSFGIARRLGRPVVARYAGSGRLARLDAHLTHRGFAAVLLLRLVPLFPFSVINYGAGVAGVRFSSYLTATALGIVPGTVVYAGLGGSLRDPISPGLWIASGGLLLLSAGGWWAARFVRSHGGEVTAAADGR from the coding sequence ATGAGCCGCCCGGCAGCCCCCTCACCCGCGACCGGGCCCCCGCCCTCCGATGGGGCGGCCCCGGACAGGCCGGCACCGCGGTCGGCGCGCGCGGCGTGGACACGGCTGGCACTTCTGGTGGTCCTGCTGGCGGCGCTCGGCTCCTTGGGTGTGTGGGGAGGAGCGGACCTGTTGCGGGAGGTGCGCCAAGGTGTCGATTCACTCGGCCCGTGGGGGCCGGTGGTGTTTGCCGTCTGCTACGCCCTGGCGGTGACGGCGTTGCTGCCCGGTTCGGTGCTCACCGCGTCTGCCGGGGTGCTGTTCGGGCTGCCGCTGGGGGTCGGTGCGGTACTCGTGGGAGCGACGGCGGGTGCGGCCTTGTCGTTCGGCATCGCCCGTCGGCTGGGGCGTCCGGTGGTGGCCCGGTACGCCGGCTCGGGACGGCTGGCCCGGCTGGACGCCCACCTGACACACCGCGGATTCGCAGCCGTCCTGCTCCTGCGGCTGGTGCCGCTGTTCCCCTTCTCGGTGATCAACTACGGAGCGGGAGTGGCCGGGGTCCGCTTCTCCTCCTACCTGACCGCCACAGCCCTGGGCATCGTCCCCGGCACCGTCGTCTACGCCGGGCTCGGCGGCTCGCTGCGCGATCCCATCTCTCCCGGGCTGTGGATCGCGTCGGGCGGCCTGCTGCTCCTCAGCGCGGGCGGCTGGTGGGCGGCCCGGTTCGTCCGCTCCCACGGCGGGGAGGTCACCGCGGCTGCCGACGGCCGGTGA
- a CDS encoding MauE/DoxX family redox-associated membrane protein, with amino-acid sequence MILRLVLGAVLAAMALGQLASFNAMPAVMTAYGLPSGAVSTALTVALIGAEAVTAFWFLARPRSRAAAPVWSYTGVAVVWAVLASQAFARGLVLDNCGCFGTYLAQPLRWYVLVEDALMLLYAWLLWRRLRRTRAASSPATARTERTLLENH; translated from the coding sequence ATGATCCTCCGTCTCGTCCTGGGCGCCGTCCTCGCGGCGATGGCGCTGGGCCAGCTCGCCTCGTTCAACGCGATGCCCGCCGTCATGACCGCCTACGGCCTGCCGTCCGGCGCGGTTTCGACCGCCCTGACGGTGGCGTTGATCGGCGCCGAGGCCGTGACGGCCTTCTGGTTCCTCGCCCGGCCCCGTTCCCGCGCCGCCGCACCCGTCTGGTCGTACACGGGCGTGGCAGTGGTGTGGGCTGTCCTGGCCTCCCAGGCGTTCGCCCGCGGACTCGTCCTGGACAACTGCGGCTGCTTCGGAACCTACCTGGCTCAGCCACTGCGCTGGTACGTACTGGTCGAGGACGCTCTGATGCTGCTGTACGCCTGGTTGTTGTGGCGCCGCCTGCGCCGGACCAGGGCCGCCTCGTCACCCGCAACAGCGCGTACGGAACGAACCCTGTTGGAGAACCACTGA
- a CDS encoding MTAP family purine nucleoside phosphorylase: MRIGVITGSGSYDWPHLQGATELTVTTDHGEVTVTEGRLGDAEIVQLSRHGAGHHRLSSQVDHKANLSALLAREAEALVSFTVCGSLDPTVPPGSLVVFDDLYFPANRLPDGTPCTWYDTPGAAGRGHWIFDRPFSAPLRQALISAAGATGVPVVSRGVYGHVDGPRFNSRPEVAALTAAGVSAISQTAGPEVVLAGEAELPMALVGFVTDHANGVATEPEPVQALLDRMALSKDVFATLAAHALPALDSTAGTGFVHRFDA; encoded by the coding sequence ATGCGCATAGGCGTGATCACCGGCTCCGGCAGCTACGACTGGCCCCACCTGCAGGGTGCGACGGAGCTGACCGTCACCACGGACCACGGCGAGGTCACCGTCACCGAGGGACGCCTCGGGGACGCGGAGATCGTGCAGCTCTCCCGGCACGGCGCCGGCCACCACCGGCTCTCCAGCCAGGTCGACCACAAGGCGAACCTCTCCGCTCTGCTGGCCCGCGAGGCGGAGGCCCTCGTGTCCTTCACCGTCTGCGGATCCCTCGACCCGACCGTCCCGCCGGGCTCCCTGGTGGTCTTCGACGATCTGTACTTCCCCGCCAACCGGCTGCCCGACGGCACCCCGTGCACCTGGTACGACACACCCGGCGCGGCCGGTCGCGGGCACTGGATCTTCGACCGTCCCTTCAGCGCACCACTGCGCCAGGCGTTGATCTCCGCGGCCGGGGCGACCGGAGTGCCCGTCGTGTCGCGGGGCGTGTACGGGCACGTCGACGGCCCCCGGTTCAACTCCCGCCCCGAGGTGGCCGCCCTGACCGCGGCCGGGGTGTCCGCCATCAGCCAGACCGCGGGCCCGGAGGTCGTTCTGGCCGGTGAGGCCGAACTGCCCATGGCACTGGTCGGTTTCGTCACCGACCACGCCAACGGAGTCGCCACCGAACCGGAACCGGTGCAGGCTCTCCTGGACCGCATGGCCCTGAGTAAGGACGTCTTCGCGACGCTGGCGGCACACGCGCTCCCCGCACTGGACAGCACGGCCGGTACCGGCTTCGTCCACCGGTTCGACGCATGA
- a CDS encoding radical SAM protein: protein MRIAVSGGPYGNPYALQAFVDDARARGCERLFCLGDLGGFGAEVNALWPILADNDVECVAGNYDVAIARGDTDCGCGYRDAKDNEYAQLVYDHTLATTRRDFAAWMGTLPTESRETIDGVDVHMVHGSTLALNDFWWESLPDEQHRLRAEASGADVVLCTHSGLPWQRRVADTLVVNVGVLGKPANDGRREVWYAILDLDGGRPTAELVPLSYDWRAQAASMRAAGLPEIFTETIETGWWTTCLEILPPRERSRGRFHLYRSTLPSGFRPADDGWGEAASAGAVEGDRPVVPLFGTAYFPSRLWVYTNFHCNLACDYCAVASSPKAAPRTLPATDFHALVDEAVNAGFTELYVTGGEPFLHPDIVGLLDHATTRLPTVVMTNAMLLRGRRAAGLPALAGRKLTVQTSLDGATPAAHEAHRGAGSWLRTLDGIRHLVDLGLPPRIALTETPDNTHEIPAVAELLAGLGLPASHFAVRPLLRRGFSDTGTEIGEDSSIPELTVTADGLHWHPAGADLATSPDLYLAPAGTSLAAGKELVTERFFTARLNDGSLPRPVHCAV from the coding sequence ATGCGCATCGCAGTCAGCGGCGGCCCCTACGGAAACCCGTACGCCCTCCAGGCGTTCGTCGACGACGCCCGCGCCCGCGGCTGCGAGCGACTGTTCTGCCTGGGTGACCTGGGCGGCTTCGGCGCCGAAGTGAACGCGCTGTGGCCGATCCTCGCCGACAACGACGTCGAGTGCGTCGCCGGGAACTACGACGTGGCGATCGCGCGCGGGGACACCGACTGCGGCTGCGGCTATCGCGACGCCAAGGACAACGAGTACGCCCAACTCGTCTACGACCACACGCTCGCCACCACCCGCCGTGACTTCGCCGCATGGATGGGCACCCTGCCCACCGAGAGCCGGGAGACCATCGACGGCGTCGACGTGCACATGGTTCACGGCTCGACGCTGGCGCTGAACGACTTCTGGTGGGAGTCGCTCCCCGACGAACAGCACCGCCTGCGCGCCGAGGCCTCGGGCGCCGACGTGGTGCTGTGCACCCACAGCGGCCTGCCCTGGCAGCGTCGGGTCGCCGACACCCTGGTGGTGAACGTCGGCGTGCTCGGCAAGCCGGCCAACGACGGCCGCCGTGAGGTCTGGTACGCGATCCTCGACCTGGACGGCGGGCGCCCGACCGCCGAGCTGGTCCCGCTCTCCTACGACTGGCGGGCGCAGGCCGCCTCGATGCGCGCCGCCGGACTGCCCGAGATCTTCACCGAGACCATCGAGACCGGCTGGTGGACGACCTGCCTGGAAATCCTCCCGCCGCGCGAACGTTCGCGCGGCCGCTTCCATCTGTACCGCTCCACCCTGCCGAGCGGTTTCCGACCCGCTGACGACGGCTGGGGCGAGGCCGCGTCCGCCGGCGCCGTGGAAGGCGACCGCCCCGTCGTCCCCCTCTTCGGAACGGCGTACTTCCCGTCACGACTCTGGGTCTACACCAACTTCCACTGCAACCTGGCCTGTGACTACTGCGCGGTCGCCTCGTCCCCTAAGGCGGCCCCCCGCACACTGCCCGCGACCGACTTCCACGCACTCGTCGACGAGGCCGTAAATGCAGGGTTCACCGAGTTGTACGTCACCGGCGGCGAGCCCTTCCTCCACCCCGACATCGTCGGCCTCCTCGACCATGCCACCACGCGGTTGCCCACGGTCGTCATGACCAACGCGATGCTGCTGCGCGGTCGGCGGGCCGCCGGACTCCCCGCCCTGGCGGGCCGAAAACTCACCGTCCAGACCTCCCTCGACGGCGCGACGCCGGCCGCGCACGAGGCACACCGTGGCGCCGGTTCCTGGCTGCGCACCCTGGACGGCATCCGCCACCTCGTCGACCTCGGGCTGCCCCCGCGAATCGCCCTCACCGAAACCCCGGACAACACGCACGAGATCCCGGCGGTCGCCGAACTGCTGGCCGGACTCGGCCTGCCCGCCAGCCACTTCGCCGTACGTCCGCTGTTGCGCCGAGGCTTCTCGGACACCGGGACGGAGATCGGCGAGGACTCCAGCATCCCGGAACTGACCGTCACGGCCGACGGCCTGCACTGGCACCCCGCCGGTGCCGACCTGGCCACCAGCCCCGACCTGTATCTCGCCCCCGCGGGCACTTCGCTCGCCGCGGGCAAGGAGCTGGTCACCGAACGGTTCTTCACCGCCCGCCTGAACGACGGCAGCCTTCCCCGGCCCGTCCACTGCGCCGTCTGA
- a CDS encoding radical SAM domain-containing protein, producing the protein MRITAKLRALERATRPYDAEFAAAMERRWAELPAVARTPGQILGRHGVGCEGTHGVFPKCNLKCTPCYHSRDANQVRVDGPHTHEQVTAQMRLLRELRGPRAHAQLIGGEVSLLAPDDHAAALAVMREHGREPMSFTHGDFDYGYLTRLALGPDGTRRFGRLSFAAHFDKFMYGRRGIESPPNEQALHPYRARFAAMFVRLRREHGVRFFLAHNMTVTPGNLDEVASVIRDCRAMDYGMFSFQPAAFLGDERRWKEEFREATPDAVWAEIERGAGTRLDHRVFENGDVRCNRTAYGFYTGRRWYPFLDGDDPRDLAVRDAFFRYFGRVTFTGTPPALLTARLLRVVARHPSTVVTGLRWLARTARRVGLLRLVRHRMRARPVTFVMHQFMDADVVAPAWEMMQRGEQAEDPGLRETQERLAACHYAMAHPEDGALVPACVQHAVLDPAENAALRTLLPIVGVRTTVDRSSGTSPKEKK; encoded by the coding sequence ATGCGGATCACCGCGAAACTGCGCGCCCTCGAGCGCGCCACCCGCCCTTACGACGCCGAATTCGCCGCGGCCATGGAACGCCGCTGGGCGGAGCTCCCCGCCGTGGCCCGGACTCCCGGCCAGATCCTCGGCCGGCACGGCGTCGGCTGCGAGGGTACCCACGGCGTCTTCCCCAAGTGCAACCTCAAGTGCACGCCCTGCTACCACTCACGGGACGCCAACCAGGTCCGCGTCGACGGCCCCCACACCCACGAACAGGTCACGGCCCAGATGCGCCTGCTGCGTGAGCTACGGGGCCCGCGCGCGCACGCCCAGCTCATCGGTGGAGAGGTGAGCCTGCTCGCCCCAGACGACCACGCCGCCGCGCTCGCAGTCATGCGGGAGCACGGCCGGGAACCGATGAGCTTCACCCACGGCGACTTCGACTACGGCTACCTGACCCGGCTCGCCCTCGGCCCGGACGGCACACGGCGCTTCGGCCGGCTGTCCTTCGCCGCGCACTTCGACAAGTTCATGTACGGCAGACGCGGCATCGAAAGCCCGCCGAACGAGCAGGCGCTCCACCCGTACCGGGCACGGTTCGCCGCGATGTTCGTCCGGTTGCGGCGTGAGCACGGGGTGCGGTTCTTCCTCGCCCACAACATGACCGTCACCCCGGGCAACCTCGACGAGGTCGCGAGCGTGATCCGCGACTGCCGGGCCATGGACTACGGCATGTTCTCCTTCCAGCCCGCCGCCTTCCTCGGCGACGAGCGCCGCTGGAAGGAGGAGTTCCGCGAGGCGACCCCGGACGCGGTGTGGGCGGAAATCGAGCGTGGCGCCGGAACCCGGTTGGACCACCGGGTCTTCGAGAACGGCGACGTGCGTTGCAACCGCACCGCCTACGGCTTCTACACCGGCCGCCGCTGGTATCCGTTCCTCGACGGCGACGACCCGCGCGACCTCGCCGTGCGCGACGCGTTCTTCCGGTACTTCGGGAGGGTGACCTTCACGGGCACCCCGCCCGCCCTCCTCACGGCCAGGCTCCTGCGGGTGGTGGCCCGCCACCCGTCCACCGTGGTGACGGGGCTTCGCTGGCTGGCCCGCACCGCCCGCCGCGTCGGACTGTTGCGGCTGGTCCGGCACCGGATGCGGGCGCGCCCGGTCACTTTCGTGATGCACCAGTTCATGGACGCCGATGTCGTCGCCCCGGCCTGGGAGATGATGCAGCGCGGCGAGCAGGCGGAGGACCCCGGGCTGCGCGAGACCCAGGAGCGGCTGGCCGCCTGCCACTACGCCATGGCCCACCCCGAGGACGGTGCTCTCGTCCCCGCCTGTGTGCAGCACGCCGTACTCGATCCGGCCGAGAACGCGGCACTGCGTACCCTGCTGCCGATCGTCGGAGTCCGCACCACCGTCGATCGCTCGTCCGGAACGTCACCGAAGGAGAAGAAGTAG
- a CDS encoding TIGR04283 family arsenosugar biosynthesis glycosyltransferase — translation MPLTPPRVSIIVPVLNEEATVHSAVSRLCRDFRGCELIVVDGGSTDATVELASLHATVVTSERGRARQMNEGARHACGDILWFVHADTSVDPDALHQIQAALADPAVVAGGLTLRFDRRTPGLNYLARTSNARARCLHHIFGDQAMFVRRTDFDALGGFPDLAIMEDLEMSRRLHRRGRLRLLPATSTASSRRLVAHGTWRMIAFMQYLKLLYFAGVDPEAIRTRYAAGPSLFGRRRAAAARTPRP, via the coding sequence ATGCCCCTGACCCCGCCCCGAGTCTCGATCATCGTCCCGGTCCTGAACGAGGAAGCCACCGTCCACAGTGCGGTGAGCCGCCTGTGCCGGGACTTCCGCGGCTGCGAACTGATCGTCGTCGACGGCGGCTCCACCGACGCCACCGTCGAACTCGCCTCCCTCCACGCCACGGTGGTGACCAGCGAGCGCGGCCGGGCCAGGCAGATGAACGAGGGCGCCCGGCACGCCTGCGGCGACATCCTCTGGTTCGTCCACGCCGACACCAGTGTCGACCCCGACGCCCTGCACCAGATCCAGGCCGCTCTCGCAGACCCGGCCGTCGTCGCCGGCGGGCTCACCCTCCGCTTCGACCGCAGAACCCCCGGCCTGAACTACCTTGCGCGGACGTCGAACGCCCGCGCGCGGTGCCTTCACCACATCTTCGGTGACCAGGCCATGTTCGTCCGACGTACCGACTTCGACGCCCTCGGCGGCTTCCCCGACCTGGCCATCATGGAGGACCTGGAGATGTCGAGGCGCCTGCACCGCCGAGGCCGGCTGCGCCTGCTGCCCGCGACCTCGACGGCCTCCTCACGCCGTCTGGTCGCACACGGCACCTGGCGCATGATCGCCTTCATGCAGTACCTGAAACTGCTGTACTTCGCCGGCGTCGATCCGGAGGCCATCCGCACCCGCTACGCAGCGGGCCCCAGCCTGTTCGGGCGCAGACGCGCGGCAGCGGCGCGCACCCCCCGTCCCTGA
- a CDS encoding dihydrolipoyl dehydrogenase family protein, with protein MSTYDLVVIGGGSAGLTAARTAGRLGARVLLVERDRLGGDCLWTGCVPSKALLHVAADVQAARRAAAYGLPTVSGPADLAAAMGEVKRAIGAVEPHDSAGALAPFGVEVTRGAASFTDRRTLTAGGRKVFFRYALIATGSTPALVPVPGLAEAGPLTSDTVWELTALPRRLVVLGGGPIGCELGQAFARLGSQVTLVEAMDRLVPREEPRASQVLRERLEAEGATVLTGYRAEKVDAGAVHGPGGPLPYDTLLAVTGRRADTDGLGLEAAGVELTETGHVRTDGRLRTANHRIYAAGDVTGHSAFTHLGGTQGGAAAADALLGVRRPIDYRAVPWVTYTDPEIARVGLTTDEAREKYGDTARVHTLDNDRVDRAVADGRTEGFTTLVLGPRGKIVGATVVSPRAGETIAHPAAAVRLGWTPSDYARTVHPYPTYADGPWHTALADVHARLARGSGPIGALLKLRRAVLR; from the coding sequence ATGAGTACGTACGACCTGGTGGTCATCGGCGGCGGCAGTGCCGGCCTGACCGCGGCCCGCACCGCCGGGCGCCTCGGCGCCCGTGTGTTGCTCGTCGAGCGGGACCGGCTGGGTGGGGACTGTCTGTGGACGGGGTGCGTACCGAGCAAGGCGCTGCTGCATGTGGCCGCCGACGTGCAAGCGGCCCGCCGCGCCGCTGCCTACGGTCTCCCGACGGTGTCCGGCCCGGCCGACCTCGCGGCGGCCATGGGCGAGGTGAAGCGGGCGATCGGCGCGGTCGAGCCGCACGACTCGGCCGGGGCACTGGCTCCGTTCGGCGTGGAGGTGACACGAGGCGCGGCCTCCTTCACCGACCGGAGAACCCTGACCGCGGGCGGGCGGAAGGTCTTCTTCCGGTACGCCCTGATCGCGACCGGCTCCACGCCGGCCCTGGTGCCCGTCCCGGGCCTGGCCGAGGCCGGGCCGCTGACCAGCGACACCGTCTGGGAGCTGACCGCACTCCCGCGGCGTCTCGTCGTGCTGGGCGGTGGACCCATCGGCTGCGAGCTGGGCCAGGCGTTCGCCCGGCTCGGCTCGCAGGTCACCCTTGTGGAGGCGATGGACCGCCTGGTGCCCCGGGAGGAACCGCGGGCCTCGCAGGTACTGCGGGAACGGCTGGAGGCCGAGGGAGCCACCGTGCTGACCGGTTACCGCGCCGAGAAGGTCGACGCCGGAGCCGTCCACGGGCCCGGCGGCCCTCTCCCGTACGACACACTGCTGGCCGTCACGGGCCGCCGCGCCGACACCGACGGGCTCGGCCTGGAGGCTGCCGGTGTGGAGCTGACCGAGACCGGTCACGTCCGGACCGACGGCCGGCTGCGCACCGCCAACCACCGGATCTACGCCGCCGGCGACGTCACCGGCCATTCGGCCTTCACTCACCTGGGCGGCACGCAGGGCGGAGCTGCCGCCGCCGACGCCCTCCTGGGTGTGCGCCGTCCCATCGACTACCGCGCGGTGCCCTGGGTGACGTACACCGACCCCGAGATCGCCCGCGTCGGCCTCACCACCGACGAGGCGCGCGAGAAGTACGGCGACACCGCACGCGTCCACACGCTGGACAACGACCGGGTCGACCGGGCGGTCGCCGACGGCCGCACGGAGGGCTTCACCACCCTGGTGCTGGGCCCGCGCGGGAAGATCGTCGGAGCGACGGTCGTGTCGCCGAGGGCGGGGGAGACCATCGCCCATCCGGCGGCGGCGGTACGCCTGGGCTGGACCCCCTCCGACTACGCCCGCACCGTGCACCCGTACCCCACGTACGCCGACGGTCCCTGGCACACCGCGCTGGCCGACGTCCACGCCCGCCTGGCCCGGGGCAGCGGCCCCATAGGCGCGCTGCTCAAACTCCGCAGGGCGGTGCTCCGATGA